AAACTGGCAGCGGTCATCGACTGGGAGGACGCCGCCCTGGGTGACCCGCTGTATGACGTGGGCATCGCGCGGCTGGAACTGCTGTTCTTTCATGGGCAGGAAGTCATGCAGGCGTTCACGGACGAATACGCCCGCCTGACCGGGGCGAAGTTGCTGGCGTTGCCCTCCTGGGATCTGCGCGCGGCCCTGCGTCCGTGCGGGTTCCTGGGCTACTGGGGGCATTCGGCACAGCTCGAAGCGCAGCTGCGCCAGCGGCACGCCTGGTTCGTGGGGCAGGCCACGGCGGCCCTGACCTGACGGCACTGCTTACGGCGCGGCGGCCAGGAGTTCCTGCGCGGCCCGTTCGCCGCTTTCGACGGCGCCGTCCATGTAGTTCATCCAGACGCGAGCGCTTTCGGCGCCGGCCCAGTGAATGCGGCCCACCGGTTCGCGCAGGGCCGGGCCGAAGGCCGTCCAGACGCCGGGCGTGAACAGCGCCCCGTAGCACCCGCCGCTGTAGGGTTCCGCCGTCCAGTCGCGCTGCACGGTTTCCAGGGGTGTCCGGGCTAGCGGCCCGAAGTAGCGCGCCAGGTCTTGCAGGGCCAGATCGCGCCGCGTGTCCTGGGGGATGCCGGCCAGGGCGTGGGCGTCCGCGCCCTCGATGAAGCCCAGCAGCACGCCGGGGCTGCCCTGCGCGGGGCTGTTGTCGAAGGTGACCGTGACCCGCCCCCGGTCGCTGATCACCATGCCGCTGAGGCCCTCGTCGCGCCAGAAAGGCCGGTCGTACACCACCATGAATTTGATCACCGCGCCCATGGGTTGCCGCTGCTGAAGCTGCGTGCGCCGGGGCGGCAGCGGCGGCTCGAAGGGCAGACCGGAGAGCAGGGCGGGCGGCACGGCCACGATCAGGTGCGCGGCGCGGTGTGCCCCACGCGGGGTGTGCACGGTGACCCCCTGCGCGTCCTGCTCGATGCGGGCAGCGGGTTCTTGCAGGCGCACGTCGGGCAGCGCGTCCGCCAGGCGTTGCGAGATGGCCTGGGCTCCGCCCAGCACGCGCTCTTGCAGAGCATGGCCGCGGGTCAGGGTGTGGCCGTTGATGCCGCCCCCGTGCGCGGTGTACGTCAGCGCGTGCAGCAGGCTCATCTCGTGGGGCGCGGCACTGAACACCGCGCCGGCGTACAGGTGCATCAGGGCGCGGGTCTGCGGCGTGCGGGCGTGGCGCGCGATCCAGGTGTGAAAGGTCTGGGCGTCGAGTCTCTCGGCATCCGGCGTGTCCCATGGGGCGTCCAGCGGGACACGGCGGCTCAGCGCCAGGAAGCGGCGTTCCAGCAGGGCGTAATCGAGCAGCACCTGCGGCAGCAACGGTGGAATCAGGCCGCGGTACTTCAGGCGCTGTCCACCGAGAAAAGCCAGGTTGTGGCCCGCGTCGTAGGTGGGAAAGGTCTCCAGGCCCAGCTCGCGGATCAGGGCCATGATGTGCGGCTGGTTGGGGCCGACCCACTGCCCGCCCACATCCACGTTCACGCCGGTGACGGGCAGGCGCAGGCTGTGTGTGCGGCCCCCCACGCGCTCCCGCGCTTCCAGCACGCGCACCTGTATGCCCGCCTGGGTCAGGCGGCGCGCTGCCGTGAGGCCGGCAATGCCGGCCCCCACCACGATCACTTGGGCGTCCATAGGACAGCTTAACGGCCAGGGCACTCCTCCTCGAGCAGAAATGCCGCGTCGTCACGGCAAAAGGCCCGCCTGTCAGCCGTCCAGGGCCGCCAGGGCGCGGGCCAGGATTTCGCGGATCAGCCCGGCTTTGTCATTGTTGTACTGGTACACATACTCGTAATCGCGGTGGGCAATGGTTTTCTTGTGTGCGCCGTAAGCGCTGCGGTCTGCTTCATTTTCGCGGAGCCAGTCGCGCAGAACCTTGTGCCGTCGGGCCTCGGGGCTGCCGAGCGTCCAGACGTGCAGGTTGATGTCGGTGTCCGGCCCTTTGAGCAGGCGGTGCTCGTGCCAGTCGGGTTCGCGGATAGTCAGGCGGTAACCGGCAGCGGTCAGCAGCGGCACATAAGTGTCCTCGTCGGCGGAGTTTTCCACGCTC
The DNA window shown above is from Deinococcus fonticola and carries:
- a CDS encoding flavin monoamine oxidase family protein translates to MDAQVIVVGAGIAGLTAARRLTQAGIQVRVLEARERVGGRTHSLRLPVTGVNVDVGGQWVGPNQPHIMALIRELGLETFPTYDAGHNLAFLGGQRLKYRGLIPPLLPQVLLDYALLERRFLALSRRVPLDAPWDTPDAERLDAQTFHTWIARHARTPQTRALMHLYAGAVFSAAPHEMSLLHALTYTAHGGGINGHTLTRGHALQERVLGGAQAISQRLADALPDVRLQEPAARIEQDAQGVTVHTPRGAHRAAHLIVAVPPALLSGLPFEPPLPPRRTQLQQRQPMGAVIKFMVVYDRPFWRDEGLSGMVISDRGRVTVTFDNSPAQGSPGVLLGFIEGADAHALAGIPQDTRRDLALQDLARYFGPLARTPLETVQRDWTAEPYSGGCYGALFTPGVWTAFGPALREPVGRIHWAGAESARVWMNYMDGAVESGERAAQELLAAAP
- a CDS encoding GrpB family protein gives rise to the protein MPQDQAPRHELMPTDHPPTRAEVEAAFVGGMPKLTGKIEVREYDPQWPVLYGREAERLRKLLGEKILALEHVGSTSVPGLAAKPIIDIDLSVENSADEDTYVPLLTAAGYRLTIREPDWHEHRLLKGPDTDINLHVWTLGSPEARRHKVLRDWLRENEADRSAYGAHKKTIAHRDYEYVYQYNNDKAGLIREILARALAALDG